The following is a genomic window from Mus pahari chromosome 1, PAHARI_EIJ_v1.1, whole genome shotgun sequence.
aaatacacatacaggtaaaataaatcaatctaggtaaaaaataaatatatctccaggacagccagggctacacagagaaaccctgtctcgaaaaaccataaataaataaataaataaatatatctttttaaaaaggcttacggcgccgggcatggtggcgcacgcctttaatcccagcattcgggaggcagaggcaggcggatttctgagtttgaggccagcctggtctacagaatgagttccaagacagtcagggctacacagagaaaccctgtcttgaaaaactaaaagaaaaaaaaaaaaggcttatggCATCGGGATGgcctcaagttcaaagccagccttgctacatagtaagtttggaCAAATGAGTGTGGCATGGTAGCACACCCTGTCTATAATTcctaaaaggcagaggcagaatgatCTTAGCAAGCAGGAGTCCAGtctgcagccagcctggtctacacagccaaTCTATTTTATGGGAAGGTGGAGTACAACACAGTGGaatatatctgtaatcccagaggctGGATGAacagttcaagggcagcctcgGTAACaaagtaaatttgaggccaggatGGGCTACAGAAGAATATctaaagaagataaataaataaaaggaaaatgggggaggagagagaggggccaAGGGTTCAACCAATACAtctgagaatgtgtgtgcattttttctATCACTGgtagtttgtttttaacattggtgttttgcctccatgtgagggtgtcagatcccctggaactggagttacagacaattgtgaactgtcatgtgggtgctggggtttgaacctgggtcctttggaagaacatccagtgctcttagaGCTgagccgagccatctctctaggcccttaCTGGTGGTATTCTTAAGAGctgggtatcagattccctgcaGAGGAGTCAACAGAAGTCACAGCCCTTTTGTGTAAAATTATGTGTGCACCTAGACTCACACACTGTACAACCTCAGAGATCCCTAGGCATGATTAAGGTCCACTGTGGACCGCTCCCAAGAACTAGTGACAGAGGGGTTAAAGGAAAAGCTAGAAATGGAAGAGCAAAGAATAGGGGGTTGATGAAATGGGTTAGTCATCTGGCTGGCACCGGGAGGTGGCCAGTGAATGGAAGAGGGAGCTAGAGAAGGAATTGCCAGCATGCGGCTAAGAGTAAACTGGAAAAGGACTTTCAAAGCCAAGGCAAAAGGATGGGAGGACATGAGATTTGGGGTGATGGGGCATGCTCTGGGGAAGAACGGGTCCTACTcactccagctctgtcctcaggATCGCTGGTACCTCCACCCCCAGCCACCAAGTCATCCTCAGATTCATCAAAAGAGGAGGCAGACGAGAAACCGCCAGTGCCCCCCTCAATCCGGGATTGGGGTCCCACCGGCTGGGCATCAGGTTCGGGAGTCTCTGGGGTGATGATAAGGCGGGGCACAGGACACAGGGAGCTGCACTCCAGGTGGGAGCACAGGTTAGTCACCAACTCTCCAGGCTCTGATAAATCTAATGGATCATCTCCATTGGACTCCCCCAAAACGCTGTCATCCCGGGGGACATCAGTGCCAGGTTGAATCAAGGCACCCTCAGTGTCTTGTGCTGAAAAGCCATCACTTCCAGGCTGTCTGCAGGCTGTCTGAGTACTAGGTCCTTTGAGAGAGCCATCAGTTTGGGACTCTATCCAGAAGCCGTCGGTGTCATGTGGTGTCCTGGAACCATCCGCGTTCAATTCTTTGCAGGAGGTATCAGCACTTGGTTCTGGTGAGGGGCAGACTGGGTGAGTTTGGAGTTTGGACACACCATGGTGGGTCCGGAGGTTATCAACCCAGGGCTTGTTGTCCCTCTCTGGCAGAGTCTGCCACAGCTCGGATCTGTCCAGTTCGGTCCAGGACTCATCAAACCCTGGTTGGGTACTGAGGCTGGCTCTCTTTGGCCGAGACTGGAGGTCAGATCTGTGAAGATCAGTTCGAAAGCCATCTGTCCAGGAACCGGCCATCTCCATCTCAGCCAGGGGGCTGTTCCTTCTTGGATGTGTCTGGAGGTTGGACCCGTCTAGCTCCTTATTTTGGCTGGGCTTCTCCGACCCAACTCCTAGACCAGCTGCTTCGCACTCCGCGTGTCCGTGTCCACAGGACTCTGCCTGTGGACCGTTGGGACACAGCGCAGGCCCGAGGTCGGTCCTTTCCGCGTCGGAGTGGAGGCTAGACCCCTCGATCCAGGCCCGGGGACCGCCCCCCTCCGGCCGTCCCGTCGGGCCACCTGCTCCCGGCCCAGGTCGCTGCAGTCCCGGCTGTCGCCGCCGCCCACCTCGCAGCGCCTCCAGCCCCATGCGGGCCTCGGCTGGCAGTGCGCCGGCCTCCGCCTCGCTCAGGCTCCCCCGGCACGGGCAGCGCCTCATACCCGCTCCCTGGGCCCGGGCTTCGGCCCGTCCGgcccctccttcccctttaaaTCCTACGAGGGGTGTGGCTGGGGAGCCCCAACTCCTGGGTTCCGGCCCGCCGAGCTCCAGGCCGCTCGGATATGCAGGGGTTAACCGATACTCCACCTCCCAGGGAAAGCCCAAAACACGGCCCTCGCCGGAAGTGACGAGTTGACGAGTGTGGGGCGGAGCCTCGGAAGCCACCGCGTGTCTCGCTGGGAAAGAGCGCTTGGTTTCCGATGCTGGCCGGGGTCTAGGTCGTGCGCCCCCGCGGTCTTTCCCTACATCACGTACTCCGCCCCAGTAACAAGTTCAACCACGCACTCATTCAACATTCAGAGACGAGATGGACTTTCCAAAGACTTGAGACATCCCCACGGGCGAAGTTTCAGTGCTTCCGCAGTCAATTCTCAACCAGTTAGTTGCCTTCAGTGAGTCTTTCCCTTCCACCAAATCTCCCGTGAGAAGCCTGATGCATGGCggtacaaacctgtaatcccaacgCTTGGGAAATGGAGGTTGGAGGTTCAGGAGTTGAAGGTCGTCCTTAGTTCCATAGCCAGTTCCTAGTCAAGGgtactcacacacgcacacagagaagacagaacaTGATGGTACAGCTTTTTATACCCGCACTCTGGAGGCCGAGGCTAACGGATctgtgtgagttctaggccaacctggactacatagacccccatctcaaacacTCCTCTTCCCCAATACACacaaaaggggaggggaatgaaatGACAGCAGGTCTGCCAAATCTGAtgtcctgagttccatcccaggacTGCAGAGTGCAAGATTTGTggataaatacatttatatttgttttcaaagaatTCCAGGGCTAGCCGGGTATGTGCCCCACACCTTTAATTGCTGTACTAAGGAGtcaaaggcaggtagatccctgtgagttcaaggccagcctgatctacaaagtgagttctgggacagccaggactatcacacagagaaaccatgtcttgaaaaacaacaaaaccagtcccagggctggagagatagatctGCAGTTGAGAGCAGATCTCTTGTGAAGAATTGGGAGTTTGGTTTCTAGCTCCCTGAATGGAGGTTCACAATCATCTCTAACTGCAATTCTACGGCATTGAACACCCTCTTGTGGTTTCTTCAGGGCATGCATAGGTTGTACAGACATACTTACAGGCAAAattacccacacacataaaattaaatctttttaagtGTGGCacggtggcaaacacctttaatccccagttctcaggacagaggcagacagatctctgtgaatttatgccagttccaggtcatccagagCTACATATAGAAACACTGCCtcgaataataataaaatacataggTAAGACCATTTTAGAAAAgagttccagggctggagagatggctcagaggttaagagcactgactgctcttcctgaggtcctgagttcaattcccagcatccacatggtggctcacaaccatcaccTCTTGTTTTCTAATGCCGAGGCTCACACATGCTGTATCACTGACATATACCTTCAGCTCTATTacttcctcttttatttattttgagttagggtctcatgtagctcaggctagcctcaaaaccAAGGATAACCTTAAATTCTTGTTTTCGCCcgcctctgtcttctgaatgcaGGGATTAGAGACCTGTACTACCATGGCTGCCTTCATGATCCCAGTGTACCAgggagagctctgagttcaagttccaccCTTTCCTTGCCTTTGTTTATTTCATCCACAATGAACTCAGGTACATGGAGTTTGTGGTATGAGGCCACTGTAAGCCGTGGCCCTGTGGGATTATCATCTGAGGTGATTTTTCAGCCTGTCCCTTATGGCAAGCAGCCTGCAGCTCCTGAGTCAGACCCTCACCTTTGGAAGAGGACTGGAGGTCCTTTCAATCTTGATATTGAGTCACCCGTTGGAGGGACATTGAGCACAGGCCCAAGGTTTCAGGATGAGTCATCTCTTCACGGGCTAATGAGAAGTCAGATACGGGAACCCACCTCATACATCATACAAGTTAGAGAACATGACGTCCACAGAGAAGGGGGGCTCTTCTGAGGTCACGCAGTAAAGGGACAGAAAGCAAGGAGGCCTAATTCCCGACAAAGGCGGTGGGGCTAGACAGCGACAGTAGGGTGCCTTGAAGAACACATCTCTTCAGTTGTGGGAAAGATGTCCCAGCCACCAGCTGTTTCTATTCCAGACAGCAAGAGGATTGAGTCAATTTTCTCTCATGCCAAGGCTCCTGACTCAGCACTGGGAATCCTGACTGAGTATGTTCTGGGAAATGTTAGGCCTTGAGGAAACACTGAGGGCCATCTCCTAAGTGGGCGGGAGTAGAGAGCCAAGGAGAGTCATGGTGAAGGCAGGAAAGAGTTCCTAAGCAAGGCAGTGGATTGATATGCGCAAGGAAGGAGGCTGGGTGCCAGGACGTGGGTGTTGGTGCAAAGTGGAGAGGCTCCATATGCAAGGGAAATGTGTGCTTGGAAGAATATGTGTTTAAAGATTTCTAGGgttgtggctcagtggtcaagaatcTTCCATGgaatgcacaaggccctgaattTGTGCATCGgtggtggcgggggtgggggtagggagaatGTCCAAATACATAGGATAGATTTTGAGCTTGCCAGGCGGAGATGTAAGTGGATATAATGGTTCAGACCTGCAATTTCAGCAGGTGGGAAGTGGAcgcaagagaggaggggggagagggagagggagaatgagaaatagagacagagaggagggtaGAGGAATTCTGTCAAGAAGGACCATTGGTCAATACAATGAGCTCACGTGCGCACCGACTAACACCAAGACCCATAGAGCCTTTGCCTGGCTTCCACCCCTTGCCACGCCTCCTCagccgggttttttttttttttttttttttttttttttttttggtaaacgTCGGCGAGCCGCTGTGCTACCATTGGCTAGCTGATCAAAGTGGGCGGGTTTGCGGACGTTCCGGAAGCTTAAGAGGCCCAGCGCATGTTAGACCTGGAGCCTAAACCTGGTGGACTGGGTGCTTAGCGACAGGGGAGGGGCCCCGTAACGGGGTGTCTAGGCAGGGGGCAGCACAGGAACTGTGGATGCTTAACAGCCCAGGGTAAGGCGATGCCTAGCAACGAGAGGGGCGCTGAGAAGTAGAGAGTAGTCCTAGAGGCTCTGTGGACGTCTAGCAACGGGAGAGAATCTTAGCAACAGCAAGTTttgtggggggttggggaggcgCTTATGGAAAACTTGAGTTCCTAGCAACGTGGGCGGGGGCGGGGGTAACTAGAAGAAACCTGGAAATCAATTAAAAGGGGAAAAGATATGGGGGTATGGGGGCTTACCCAACAAGAGCGCAAAGCAGGAGGCCCAGTTCTGTAATCCTTATTATTTCTTAGGCAATGTGGCTGGAGCTAGGTGCCATGCTGCTCAGGACCTGTGGACCGCTGGGCAGGGCTGTTCGTCTGCCCTGTGGGGGGGCTCTGGGACCTAGGCCCCACTGGTGGGTAAGAGGCTGAGGAGGGGGCCTCCAAGGAAAAGAGGTTGAGGGAAGGGGGGTTGGGGGTAGGTAAAATGATGGAAGGATTAGACCTTAATACTATTAAAATTCACTTCTCTGTAGGGGCCATGTAGGAGTTGCTTGGTCCAAAGTGTTCATCAAGACCAGCATGGAAGAGGCCTTAGTGAAGATGACATTCGCAGGGCACGGGAGGCCCGGCTCAGGAAGGCACCCCGGCCACAGGTATCATTGCTTCCTGCgtgtctcttcccctcccccgtGGTACTCCGAGGAAGGTGGCAGCAGGGCTTCTCTGCCATCCTGTCCACCTTCCCTACCTCACACCTCTCCTCTTTCTCAGCTGAGTGATCGCTCTCGTGAACGCAAGGTGCCTGCCTCCCGCATCAGTCGCTTGGCCAGCTTTGGGGGTAGGTGTGGCATTTGGGGATCTATGTGTGACTTCGATCAGAAAGAACATTTACAGGTGAAGCAAGAGAAAGGGTGAATCAAAGACAGGGTTaggagggagagacaaggaaAAACAGAATGTAAACCTTAATGTTTATTGAGAACCTGCTGTGAGCAAGGTCTTGTAGGCTACACGTGTGTTTATTTCTTCTGTTGATGGAGGAGTGGAGACTGAGAGGTGAGGTGACAGGACTTTATGTTCCGCAGCAAGATTGTTCAGACATgtatgaaataaaagtaatatgtTGCAACCAACCCTCCAAAACGGAAAGGAGGTGGCCAGGACGGCCACCTGGAATATCAGCTGTTGGGATGTAGGTAGGAAAGGACAGGAAGATCAAGTGTTCAAGGTCATTcctggctacatagagagttggAGGCTGCCTgcactacatgagaccctgtttaaaggagagaaaggtaaagaaggagggagagaaagagggaaagggccTTTGTAATCCCTGTTCTTGAGAAGTTAACGCCGAAAGATTGAGAAGCCAAGCTTGGTAGTGCATGGCTGGAGGCTCAGCTGCCTGCTAGGTCACTGTAGGACTGCGTGCACTCacaaattcaagaccaacctggcaTCACAGACCTTGTCtcgagagggagaaagagagagaggagaaagaaaatagcatataagaaaatataaatgctgAATATGGATACATACGTGTTTATACAcatatgatttgtttgtttttgaagcagagtcttttttttttttttttttttcctgagacagggtttctctgtgtagccctggctgtcctggaactcactctgtagaccaggctggcctggaactcagagatccgccttcctctgcctcccaagtgctgggatgacaggcctgcCCCACTACACACTCCTAACATGTCCCAGCGCCACCACGCGCTCCTAACACGTCCCAGCACACAGACGCTTTTTATGATGCTATCTATCTCCTGTAATCTGGCCTGACCCCAAAGCCCCAATCCTGACTCCACCTTCAGAGTGTTTGGATCAGTGCTCATACAGATTGTGTGGCGATTCCTGAACCAACAGTGTCAACGCGTTTCGTTCTCACCCTCTGTGAAACCTGTTTGACAGGAAAGCTCACATTtgcagaaagggaaactgaggctcagagaagttaagtaaACTGCCTAATCATAATATCTGAACTATggcaatggattttttttttctgtcagcttataaaggaaaaaaaaaccacaatgagtTCATATGCAAGTGCAGAAAGTACTACCCAATGGTCAGCTCTGACTATATATTACACATGatagttcatattgacctttgatttAATGGGTCTTACGTAAAACCTTgtagaatttcttaagattagcaaacctcatacagaacaaaacaaggtGTGTGATTAGCATGTCCTTGCTCTGAGCCAAGTCACTTTTCTGTGTCAATGCctggcaggcatgttacagcaaCACTATGAAATAGCTGGCAAGAATGGAACAGAATGGCTGCAGCTATGCTGGAGGGGGGAGGTCAGACCATAACAAACATGTGAGACACTGGCAGTAAAACAGGAGCACACTTGGCAAATGCACGCTAGAGATGGTGACAGTGAAAGAGTCAAGGTCTGgaatggtggcacagacctttgatcccagcacttgggcagaagcaggcagatctctgtgagttctaggccagcctggtctacagagccagttgttagccagccagggctacacatgagAGCTTGTCTCCAAAAAGTATacaagaagccgggcgtggtggcgcacgcctttaatcccagcacttaggaggcaggagcaggcggatttctgagttcgaggccagcctggtctacagagtgagttccaggacagccagagctacacagagaaaccctgtctcgaaaaacaaaaacaaaaacaaacaaacaaaaaaagtatacaAGAGGAGaatggaagcagaagagaaaatcaAAGGAGGGAATAGAGAGGAGGCCTGGTCGGTTATACCAGACTTCAGCAGGGGAGACATGGGGTGTGTTCTCAGAGAGAAAGGCTGAGAAGACAGAAGGTGTCCAGTgtccatgaggccctgggttccacccctaGAACCACAAGTTAATACACATGTATAATAGGAAATTGGGGTGGGTGTAGTAACACAGACCTAAAagctcagcacttgagaggcacaaATAGGAGAATCAGTTGAGGTAACACAGTGCatctaaggctagcctgggctacctcaGCGTGTCAGAAGAAAGGAGGGTTAAGTGTGAGTCGTCTCTGATAGTAGCCCCAGCTATTAGGACAGCTTCAGCagggttacaagttcaaggctaacatAAACcacatagccagttccaggccaggctggccaaCTTAGTAAAAcactgaaataattattttttatatatatatgttttttaaaaaggtgtatttgtttatgtatgtgagtacactgtagctgtcttcagacacactagaagagggtattggatcccattacagatggttgtgagccaccatgtggttgctgggaattgaactcaggacctctggaagaggagtcagtgctcttaaccgctgtgccatctctccagtccttattattatcattattattattattattattattaatgctagggatagggagctggagagatggctatggttaagagcattggcggctcttccagaggtcctgagttcatttcccagcaaccacatggtggctcactaccatctgccatgggatctgatgccctcttctggcatgcaggtgtgcagatagagcactcatatacataaaataaataattaaaaaacaaaagatgctAGGGATGTAGAGTTTGTGTAGTTTGACACTCTTGTGTTCCATCCAGTGTACCCAAAGGACAGAGAAGTCAAGCCAAGGTGCAGCTCAGTTAGGAGTGTGCCTCCCTGTGTCTTAGGCTCAGAGGCTCTCTAGACAGCGTTAAGCAGAAGTGAGAGTCTGTGAGAAGATCCCAGGGAAGCGGGCTCTCAGATTCCTTTCTTGCTCTTCAGGGCTGGCTGTGGGCTTGGGCCTGGGAGCGCTGGCTGAGGTGACCAAGAAGTCCTTGCCAGGTGGAAGTCTGCAGCATGGTGAGTAGAGACATCACCTGGTTCATTCAGCTCCTGGCCTCAAGGACTTGGGTTGTGGTAGGGTTTTGCTTACTAGTGAAGggtactctctccctccctccctctccctcccttccctccctcccttccctccctccctcNNNNNNNNNNNNNNNNNNNNNNNNNNNNNNNNNNNNNNNNNNNNNNNNNNNNNNNNNNNNNNNNNNNNNNNNNNNNNNNNNNNNNNNNNNNNNNNNNNNNNNNNNNNNNNNNNNNNNNNNNNNNNNNNNNNNNNNNNNNNNNNNNNNNNNNNNNNNNNNNNNNNNNNNNNNNNNNNNNNNNNNNNNNNNNNNNNNNNNNNNNNNNNNNNNNNNNNNNNNNNNNNNNNNNNNNNNNNNNNNNNNNNNNNNNNNNNNNNNNNNNNNNNNNNNNNNNNNNNNNNNNNNNNNNNNNNNNNNNNNNNNNNNNNNNNNNNNNNNNNNNNNNNNNNNNNNNNNNNNNNNNNNNNNNNNNNNNNNNNNNNNNNNNNNNNNNNNNNNNNNNNNNNNNNNNNNNNNNNNNNNNNNNNNNNNNNNNNNNNNNNNNNNNNNNNNNNNNNNNNNNNNNNNNNNNNNNNNNNNNNNNNNNNNNNNNNNNNNNNNNNNNNNNNNNNNNNNNNNNNNNNNNNNNNNNNNNNNNNNNNNNNNNNNNNNNNNNNNNNNNNNNNNNNNNNNNNNNNNNNNNNNNNNNNNNNNNNNNNNNNNNNNNNNNNNNNNNNNNNNNNNNNNNNNNNNNNNNNNNNNNNNNNNNNNNNNNNNNNNNNNNNNNNNNNNNNNNNNNNNNNNNNNNNNNNNNNNNNNNNNNNNNNNNNNNNNNNNNNNNNNNNNNNNNNNNNNNNNNNNNNNNNNNNNNNNNNNNNNNNNNNNNNNNNNNNNNNNNNNNNNNNNNNNNNNNNNNNNNNNNNNNNNNNNNNNNNNNNNNNNNNNNNNNNNNNNNNNNNNNNNNNNNNNNNNNNNNNNNNNNNNNNNNNNNNNNNNNNNNNNNNNNNNNNNNNNNNNNNNNNNNNNNNNNNNNNNNNNNNNNNNNNNNNNNNNNNNNNNNNNNNNNNNNNNNNNNNNNNNNNNNNNNNNNNNNNNNNNNNNNNNNNNNNNNNNNNNNNNNNNNNNNNNNNNNNNNNNNNNNNNNNNNNNNNNNNNNNNNNNNNNNNNNNNNNNNNNNNNNNNNNNNNNNNNNNNNNNNNNNNNNNNNNNNNNNNNNNNNNNNNNNNNNNNNNNNNNNNNNNNNNNNNNNNNNNNNNNNNNNNNNNNNNNNNNNNNNNNNNNNNNNNNNNNNACCAGGGGCTCACAACTCCTTGTAACTCCTGGGattccagtgccctcttctggctattccagattttatgcatatatgaaatgcagtcatatatatatatatatatatatataaattgtatgGTTTTTGGGGGGACAGAGTTTctccgtagccctggctgtactagaacttgcgttgtagcccaggctggtctcaatgtcagagatctgtgtgcctctgtctcccgagcgctgggattaaaggtataaatTACCACAACCaagctaaaaaaataaatcttaaaacaagtGAGATGTTCTAGACATCAAGTCTGGcctggctacagagcaagttcaaagcAAGGTTGGGTAACTTAGTGAAACcccacttcaaaataaaaaagggtttgtatttttaaaacataggaaAATTTTTTTTCGAgatatctctgtgtagccctggctgtcttggtactcactctgtagaccaggctggcctcaaactcacagagatatgcctgcctcttcctctcaagtactagaattaaaggtatgtgccactatgcctgggtTTGTGAGTAGATTTTTGAAGACTCAACAAGTCTGGGCCGCTCAGTGGTACTTACCCAGCTTGTATGAACTCATATGTTATACATGCTTCCAGGCTCAGGCTCCAGCACCTCAAGATACAGTGAGCACTCTAAAGACATCATTTATGTGGCTTCACTTATTGATACTTTATTAGAGAGACTATACATGCACATTTAActccttaaaataatttatttagttatttatttacctacttacttacttacctaCCAAGACAAGGTCTCTgcgtgtagccctggcagtcctacAACTTGCTGcattgaccaggctggtcttgaactcacaaagctccacctgcctccacctccagagttcAAAGATTAAAGGtattgaatttctgatccttttcCTTGGACTGCTTAAGTGCTGCAGTTTGAGGCGTGTCCTCCCACCGCTGTGCGTGCATCTGACTTCTGTAGTTCAATCTTATATCAGTGGGATGTACGCATGTGGAAAGGCGCAGTAAGTATGTGTTCAGGGCTGTGTAGTCGCTCTGTCGCTTTCCCCTGAGGTCacagctggaggaggagctgcaCTGTTACGGAACTGTGCTTTCTAGAAGTTGCTCCTTTGTCAGAGGGACGTGCTAGCACATTCTCATCAGACATGTCTGTCTGAGTCCAGGTTACTGGGCCAAACTTATCAGCACTTGTTATTAGCATTTTTATGTTAGCCCCTCTGGTGGCTGTGCAGTGGTGGTGTAGTGATTAACagattcttccttttttgtttgtttgtttatttatttatttatttattttaatttcctgtaatgtcagcactcaggaagcagaggcaggattattttcatgagtttgaggccatcctgggctactcTTTGTaagtttttaagataaaaaaagtTAAACTGGGCTGTTCCTAGTCCGCCCCTGAAGTCACAGCCTGCTTCCTGGAGGCCAGAGCCCTTAGCCTGGGCAGGGTGGCGCGGGCCGAAAGGATGCCATCCCGGCCTCGGCCATGGAGGCTCCCGCACTGTCCCTCACGGAGGAGGACTTGACTGAAGTGAAGAAGGATGCTTTAGAAAATTTACGTGTTTACCTGTGTGAGAAAATCATAGCTGAGAGACATTTTGATCATCTACGTGCAAAGAAAATACTAAGTAGAGAAGACACGGAAGAAATTTCTTGTCGAACTTCAAGTAGAAAACGGGCTGAGAAGTTGTTAGACTGCTTACAGGAGAACCCCAGGGGCCTGGACACCCTTGTGGAATCCATCCGCAGGGA
Proteins encoded in this region:
- the Itpkc gene encoding inositol-trisphosphate 3-kinase C, with translation MRRCPCRGSLSEAEAGALPAEARMGLEALRGGRRRQPGLQRPGPGAGGPTGRPEGGGPRAWIEGSSLHSDAERTDLGPALCPNGPQAESCGHGHAECEAAGLGVGSEKPSQNKELDGSNLQTHPRRNSPLAEMEMAGSWTDGFRTDLHRSDLQSRPKRASLSTQPGFDESWTELDRSELWQTLPERDNKPWVDNLRTHHGVSKLQTHPVCPSPEPSADTSCKELNADGSRTPHDTDGFWIESQTDGSLKGPSTQTACRQPGSDGFSAQDTEGALIQPGTDVPRDDSVLGESNGDDPLDLSEPGELVTNLCSHLECSSLCPVPRLIITPETPEPDAQPVGPQSRIEGGTGGFSSASSFDESEDDLVAGGGGTSDPEDRAGSKPWKKLKTVLKYSPFVVSFHKHYYPWVQLSGHAGNFQAGEDGRILKRFCQCEQRSLELLMGDPLRPFVPAYYGMVQRDGQAFNQMEDLLADFEGPSIMDCKMGSRTYLEEELVKARERPKPRKDMYEKMVAVDPGAPTPEEHAQGAVTKPRYMQWRETLSSTSTLGFRIEGIKKADGTCNTNFKKTQALEQVTKVLEDFVNGDLGIVRKYVARLEDLRETLENSPFFKTHEVVGSSLLFVHDHTGLAKVWMIDFGKTVALPDHQTLSHRLPWTEGNREDGYLWGLDNLICLLQGLAQS